A DNA window from Streptomyces canus contains the following coding sequences:
- a CDS encoding aminoglycoside phosphotransferase family protein, with protein sequence MSTSASAPARRALEIACAAVGLDAGSAEPVRLTENQIWRLPSERVIVRIARAGQAAATRREVRVARWLAQHEVPAVRLANVPQPLDADGRPVTFWEELPPQEHGTSVDVAELLLQIHALPVQELELGYLDPFVRIAERLQEASTLAEDDRAWLHSLCQDLTAAWADRPAGRDDCAVHGDAWPGNFVLLVGGGRRVMDLERFSIGPPEWDLVSTAVRATTTGAVTEAEYDAFCTVYGYDVTEWPGYEILAGARELRMATYAAQHAASNPAWAGEAKYRVDCLRGRHGPRPWQWKGIM encoded by the coding sequence ATGAGCACCTCGGCATCGGCACCCGCCCGTCGCGCTCTCGAAATTGCCTGTGCTGCTGTCGGCCTGGACGCTGGCAGCGCCGAGCCGGTACGGCTGACCGAAAACCAGATCTGGAGACTTCCCTCCGAACGCGTGATCGTCCGCATCGCGCGAGCGGGGCAGGCCGCAGCGACACGGAGGGAAGTCCGTGTCGCGCGGTGGCTTGCACAGCATGAAGTACCGGCCGTTCGCTTGGCCAACGTGCCACAACCTCTTGACGCTGACGGCCGGCCAGTGACCTTCTGGGAGGAACTTCCACCACAGGAACACGGCACCTCCGTCGACGTGGCGGAGCTGCTCCTCCAGATCCATGCGCTGCCCGTCCAGGAGCTCGAACTCGGGTACCTTGATCCCTTCGTGCGAATTGCGGAGCGACTACAAGAGGCTTCGACCCTCGCCGAAGACGACCGAGCGTGGCTCCACAGCCTCTGCCAAGACCTCACAGCAGCATGGGCAGACAGGCCCGCAGGGAGAGACGACTGCGCCGTCCACGGCGACGCCTGGCCGGGCAACTTCGTCCTACTCGTGGGCGGAGGCAGAAGGGTCATGGACCTGGAGCGGTTCTCGATAGGCCCACCAGAATGGGATCTCGTATCAACCGCCGTACGAGCCACAACAACCGGTGCAGTCACCGAAGCCGAATACGACGCGTTCTGCACCGTGTACGGATATGACGTCACCGAATGGCCTGGGTACGAGATTCTGGCTGGAGCTCGGGAGCTGCGGATGGCGACGTACGCGGCCCAGCACGCGGCCAGCAACCCAGCATGGGCTGGTGAGGCCAAGTACCGAGTCGACTGCCTGCGCGGACGGCATGGCCCGCGACCGTGGCAGTGGAAAGGGATCATGTGA